The genomic interval GACATCACCTATGTATTTGTACAATGAAAAGGCACCCGTTAACATCAAGGCCTGGAATCCGGAAATGAAGCTGATTGCGATCTTGCGTGAGCCAGTGGATCGGCTTTATTCAAGGTATATGCATCTGGTTCGAGAGCATCGAGCCCCATCAAAGGACTTCATGAACTGCCTAGACTCCAATAGCATTTGGTGGAAGCGAAATGATCTCGTTCGAGAAGGGTTCTACGGAACGTATATCGAGCGATATTTCAATCAATTCAACCCGGAACAAATCAAGGTTTTCCTGTATGAGGACCTACGGTCCGATGAGCTCCGCGTCATCAAAGAAATTTATGCATTTATAGGCGTAGACGCAGATTTTATTCCCGATACCGAACGTCAGCATAATGTCAGCGGCAAAATCAAGAATCCCGTTGTCGATGCACTCTTTGGTCAGCGCAGTATCCTAAAGCGAGCTATTCGTTCTTTAGCTCCAGGGCTTGTCGAAAAGCTACGTTCGAGCGAAGGTGCACAGAAAATGGTTCAAAACATCCGTTCCAAAAATCTCGAAAAAGCTCCCCTTTCTCCTGAAGATCGGAGAAGAATTCAAGAAGAGGTTTACGCCTCCGAAATGGAAAAATTAAGCCGCTTACTGAACCGAGATTTGGGTCATTGGGGATACTGAATCTCCTGCCCAACCTAGTCTTTAAGCACCCCTGCAGTAGGCTAAAAACACTCTGAAAAACTTTTCATTCCTTGGATTTCTTTCCCATTTTGGGAAGATTCTCTGAATTCTTGGCACGCTCTCAAAAAAAAGATATCCACGAAAAACAAGCGCATTTCTAAACATTCTTCTATCCACTAGAAGCTCTTATTCGCTTGTTTTTCAATGTTTTAAAGGCTTTTTGTTGGATTTACCAAAAGTCCGCTTCTCCTTTTGAGAACACCCTGCCTTCTTGTACCCCCCTATTATATGGCACATGGCCTAGACTTTGCGCATACGTG from Cryomorphaceae bacterium carries:
- a CDS encoding sulfotransferase; protein product: MHTQGPTFLIIGAGKSGTTALHAYLDQHPDVYMSSVKETNFFALEGVDVKREGDQSEDQMEHYPWAITDRGEYLKLFEEAGKVSAKGETSPMYLYNEKAPVNIKAWNPEMKLIAILREPVDRLYSRYMHLVREHRAPSKDFMNCLDSNSIWWKRNDLVREGFYGTYIERYFNQFNPEQIKVFLYEDLRSDELRVIKEIYAFIGVDADFIPDTERQHNVSGKIKNPVVDALFGQRSILKRAIRSLAPGLVEKLRSSEGAQKMVQNIRSKNLEKAPLSPEDRRRIQEEVYASEMEKLSRLLNRDLGHWGY